In Paramormyrops kingsleyae isolate MSU_618 chromosome 5, PKINGS_0.4, whole genome shotgun sequence, one DNA window encodes the following:
- the LOC111841925 gene encoding putative E3 ubiquitin-protein ligase UNKL isoform X1, translated as MPSVSKTAVSASPQTEKPTHYTYLKEFRTEQCPLFLQHKCTQHRPFTCFHWHFLNQRRRRPIRRRDGTFNYSPDVYCTKYDETTGLCPDGDECPYLHRTTGDTERKYHLRYYKTGSCIHETDARGHCVKNGQHCAFAHGPHDVRPPVCDIREIQAQEALQNGQLGTGEGIPDLQPGVLASQAMIEKILTEDPRWQDSTFVLANYKTEQCTKPPRLCRQGYACPHYHNSRDRRRNPRKFKYRSTPCPNVKHGDEWGEPTKCDSGDNCQYCHSRTEQQFHPEIYKSTKCNDMRQTAYCPRGPFCAFAHVERIPSTEETLNSLLCSISAGSQLKSCSQFSEAVVSDWGGTTATGLGGHDVVSCSDSPVASSCGSDSPPSAVGPIGRPWCPANGGSNRRPSLSTLSSPTSDYRKAPGFEREDQSVFQGKILKGSTIDCNHKLNPDKQNLVNLFNPLASGITSGITSSITSSLASSIGSDGCSPTALSTMNAKALPFYPASNTVESVVGSALDLNFNDIDVVLLDKELEQHENGDLSLTSEQLLCGSAPVSIPGSLNRPPSLRCSSLPASPLDSLSQSLRSGMKAPQGQPQTPRAGAEHTLMGTSVSSPSKLGLNGAAGGGMWDFVSGIYPPSSSPVASSAGVDLCRLRRELEEARGKITQWEMAWQQAKQACKACQKDAQEAKERAKVAEGERQRAAQKREGAERKLRELQGSFDMVCRSPNTLLLRSYGELDQLALPKLLSIQNQLCTDLDVIDTVIYQLQSKKCMVCQKRDRSIILQPCQHYVLCESCAPSKTECPYCETKILSW; from the exons ATGCCGTCGGTTTCGAAAACTGCAGTGAGCGCCTCTCCTCAAACAGAGAAACCAACCCACTATAC CTATTTAAAGGAGTTTAGGACCGAGCAGTGTCCACTCTTCTTGCAACACAAGTGCACCCAGCATCGACCCTTCACATGTTTTCACTGGCATTTCCTAAACCAGCGTAGAAGACGCCCCATTAGGAGAAGAGATGGCACATTTAACTACAGTCCCGATGTTTATTGTACAAAATATGACGAAACTACGGGCTTGTGCCCAGATGGAGACGA GTGCCCTTACCTGCACCGAACCACTGGTGACACAGAGAGAAAATACCACTTGCGCTATTACAAGACTGGCTCCTGTATTCACGAGACGGATGCACGAGGCCACTGCGTGAAGAACGGGCAGCACTGTGCCTTCGCACATGGGCCGCATGACGTGCGCCCCCCCGTCTGTGACATCAG aGAGATACAAGCACAGGAGGCCCTCCAGAATGGACAGCTGGGCACAGGTGAGGGAATCCCTGATCTTCAGCCTGGAGTACTCGCTAGTCAGGCTATGATTGAGAAGATCCTCACTGAGGACCCCCGTTGGCAAG ATTCGACCTTCGTCTTGGCAAACTACAAAACGGAGCAGTGCACCAAACCACCACGACTGTGTAGGCAGGGCTATGCATGCCCACATTACCACAACAGCCGAGATCGAAGAAGAAACCCGCGGAAATTCAAGTACAG GTCAACCCCGTGCCCGAACGTGAAGCATGGGGATGAGTGGGGAGAGCCCACGAAGTGTGACAGTGGGGACAATTGCCAGTACTGTCATTCACGCACTGAGCAGCAGTTCCATCCGGAG ATCTATAAATCCACAAAATGCAATGACATGCGACAGACCGCTTACTGCCCCAGGGGACCCTTCTGCGCCTTTGCACATGTGGAGC GAATCCCCTCCACAGAAGAGACACTGAATTCACTGCTCTGTTCGATAAGCGCCGGCTCCCAGTTGAAGTCCTGTTCCCAGTTTTCTGAAGCTGTGGTCAGCGACTGGGGAGGCACCACCGCAACTGGCCTGGGGGGACACGATGTC gtctccTGCTCTGATAGCCCTGTAGCTTCAAGCTGTGGAAGCGACAGCCCCCCATCTGCGGTCGGGCCAATCGGCCGGCCCTGGTGCCCTGCTAACGGGGGCTCGAATCGCAGGCCCAGCCTGTCTACCCTCTCGTCCCCGACATCCGACTACCGCAAAGCACCCGGTTTCGAGCGTGAAGATCAG tCTGTGTTTCAGGGAAAAATCCTCAAGGGTTCCACCATAGACTGCAATCACAAGCTGAACCCAGACAAGCAG AACCTCGTCAACCTGTTCAACCCACTGGCAAGCGGCATCACGTCCGGCATCACGTCCAGCATCACGTCCAGTCTGGCCTCCAGCATCGGCTCCGACGGCTGCTCGCCCACCGCCTTGTCCACCATGAACGCCAAAGCGCTGCCGTTCTACCCAGCCAGCAACACCGTAGAGTCAGTTGTGG GCTCCGCTCTTGACCTGAATTTCAACGACATTGACGTCGTCTTGCTGGATAAGGAACTGGAGCAACATGAAAATGGCGACCTTAGTTTAACAA GTGAGCAGCTCCTGTGCGGCTCGGCCCCTGTCAGCATTCCCGGCTCGCTGAACCGCCCTCCCTCCCTGCGCTGCTCCTCGCTGCCGGCTTCCCCTCTCGATTCCCTGTCCCAGTCACTGCGCTCTGGCATGAAGGCCCCCCAGGGCCAGCCCCAGACCCCCCGTGCTGgcgcagagcacacactcatgGGGACCTCCGTCAGCTCGCCCAGCAAGCTCG GGTTAAATGGGGCTGCAGGAGGTGGCATGTGGGACTTTGTGAGTGGAATCTACCCTCCCAGCTCGTCTCCAGTGGCCAGCAGTGCCGGTGTGGACCTGTGCCGCCTGCggagggagctggaggaggccaGAGGGAAGATCACGCAGTGGGAGATGGCGTGGCAGCAGGCTAAGCAG GCTTGCAAAGCTTGCCAGAAGGACGCCCAGGAGGCCAAAGAGCGGGCGAAGGTCGCCGAGGGGGAGCGGCAGCGGGCGGCGCAGAAACGCGAGGGCGCCGAGCGCAAGCTGAGGGAGCTGCAGGGGAGCTTCGATATGGTGTGCCGCTCGCCGAACACGCTGCTGCTCCGCAGCTACGGCGAGTTGGACCAGCTCGCCCTCCCTAAACTTCTCTCCATCCAAAACCAGCTCTGCACAGACCTTGACGTTATTGACACG GTAATATATCAGCTTCAGTCAAAGAAATGCATGGTTTGCCAAAAACGTGACCGTTCTATAATTCTTCAGCCCTGCCAGCATTATGTACTCTGTGAGAGCTGCGCACCAAGCAAAACGGAATGTCCTTATTGCGAGACTAAGATACTGAGCTGGTGA
- the uqcc4 gene encoding ubiquinol-cytochrome c reductase complex assembly factor 4: MLRVALGNVTCVTAFLTMFRLTLNGIRLFKPAGSCYEALFGGSKTKLMSQVTWRSMFLTCERCCKSQSPENTEDMGKPIKFSTSKASHRTWRVDRSLGSQHQRPWWKVLPVSLAIVCFLLWCAFRDESEIDQKLEKQLYEHLSGLSLDEDKEDDTNKKDS; this comes from the exons ATGTTAAGGGTCGCATTGGGCAATGTTACATGTGTAACAGCGTTTCTCACAATGTTTAGATTGACTCTGAATGGAATACGCCTCTTTAAACCTGCGGGATCCTGTTATGAAGCACTGTTTGGTGGATCGAAAACAAAGCTAAT GAGTCAAGTCACATGGCGGAGTATGTTCCTCACCTGTGAGAGATGTTGCAAATCACAGAGCCCTGAAAACACAGAGGACATGGGGAAACCTATTAAATTCTCCACCAGCAAAGCCAGCCACCGCACGTGGAGGGTGGACCGTTCCCTTGGGAGCCAACACCAGCGGCCGTGGTGGAAAGTTCTTCCGGTCAGCCTGGCTATAGTTTGCTTCTTGCTGTGGTGTGCTTTCCGAGACGAATCTGAAATAGACCAAAAGCTTGAAAAGCAACTTTATGAACACCTGTCTGGGTTGTCGCTAGACGAGGACAAAGAAGATGACACAAATAAAAAAGATTCATAG
- the c5h8orf33 gene encoding UPF0488 protein C8orf33 homolog isoform X4, with the protein MKKRQIMQMVFGDYRQKMTDEHKAQEDTDGTARQLEETSVTTQLPQESGSQINSVTLTGEGADFTFNFQIPSKSPETEDGVNPVSSTDVAVAADGRDASSENLQDFKQNTTAAKKKKPRKKKKKQEGSEGQKKPPPASQDAATSNSGQSVLSSEQQLVRELEWCIEQLELGLRTQKSTPKQMEESSRALKTLHSSKAPLVKKRQVMRSMFGDYRKKMADEKAKQLKMIQADMKSAHVTAVLTPAKKPVFHRKAECRKQVKEEKLSMQSQDSSPEPSGKPFVFTPAEEEFHFNFF; encoded by the exons ATGAAGAAGAGGCAGATTATGCAGATGGTTTTTGGGGACTACAGGCAAAAAATGACAGATGAACACAAAGCACAGGAGGACACAG ATGGAACCGCGAGGCAACTTGAGGAAACCTCAGTGACAACCCAGCTTCCACAGGAATCAGGAAGTCAGATAAACTCGGTTACTTTAACAGGGGAAGGAGCAGACTTCACTTTCAATTTCCAGATACCCTCAAAAAGTCCTGAGACTGAGGACGGGGTGAATCCGGTCAGCTCCACGGACGTTGCTGTAGCAGCAGATGGCAGAGATGCCAGCTCTGAGAATCTGCAGGACTTTAAACAAAATACCACGGCTGCCAAGAAAAAGAAGCCccggaagaagaagaaaaagcaaGAGGGATCTGAAGGCCAGAAGAAACCACCACCAGCTTCTCAGGATGCAGCGACCAGCAACTCGGGGCAAAGCGTGCTG AGTTCAGAGCAGCAGCTGGTCAGGGAGCTTGAATGGTGCATTGAACAGCTGGAACTGGGCCTAAGGACTCAAAAGTCTACTCCTAAACAGA TGGAGGAGTCCTCTCGTGCACTGAAAACTTTGCATAGCAGCAAAGCTCCTCTGGTGAAGAAGAGGCAGGTGATGAGGTCAATGTTTGGCGACTACAGGAAAAAGATGGCGGATGAAAAAGCCAAGCAGCTTAAAATGATTCAAGCTG ACATGAAGTCCGCTCACGTGACGGCAGTGTTGACACCTGCCAAGAAGCCGGTTTTCCATAGAAAAGCAGAGTGCAGAAAACAAGTCAAAGAAGAGAAGCTCAGTATGCAGAGCCAGGACAGCAGCCCTGAGCCCAGCGGGAAGCCGTTTGTTTTCACCCCTGCAGAAGAGGAGTTCCACTTCAACTTCTTCTGA
- the LOC111841927 gene encoding histone H3.3A, translating to MARTKQTARKSTGGKAPRKQLATKAARKSAPSTGGVKKPHRYRPGTVALREIRRYQKSTELLIRKLPFQRLVREIAQDFKTDLRFQSAAIGALQEASEAYLVGLFEDTNLCAIHAKRVTIMPKDIQLARRIRGERA from the exons ATGGCGCGTACAAAGCAGACTGCCCGTAAATCCACTGGTGGGAAGGCGCCGAGGAAGCAGCTGGCCACGAAGGCGGCCCGGAAAAGTGCCCCGTCCACCGGCGGCGTGAAGAAGCCGCACCGATACAG ACCAGGAACCGTGGCTCTGAGGGAGATCCGTCGGTACCAGAAGTCTACCGAGCTGCTGATACGCAAACTGCCCTTTCAGCGCCTGGTTCGAGAGATTGCGCAGGACTTCAAGACCGACCTGCGTTTCCAGAGTGCGGCCATCGGTGCTCTTCAG gaagccagtgaggCGTACCTCGTGGGTCTCTTTGAGGACACCAACCTCTGTGCCATCCATGCCAAACGAGTAACCATCATGCCCAAGGACATTCAGCTGGCGAGGCGAATCCGTGGCGAGCGGGCTTAA
- the LOC111841925 gene encoding putative E3 ubiquitin-protein ligase UNKL isoform X2, protein MPSVSKTAVSASPQTEKPTHYTYLKEFRTEQCPLFLQHKCTQHRPFTCFHWHFLNQRRRRPIRRRDGTFNYSPDVYCTKYDETTGLCPDGDECPYLHRTTGDTERKYHLRYYKTGSCIHETDARGHCVKNGQHCAFAHGPHDVRPPVCDIREIQAQEALQNGQLGTGEGIPDLQPGVLASQAMIEKILTEDPRWQDSTFVLANYKTEQCTKPPRLCRQGYACPHYHNSRDRRRNPRKFKYRSTPCPNVKHGDEWGEPTKCDSGDNCQYCHSRTEQQFHPEIYKSTKCNDMRQTAYCPRGPFCAFAHVERIPSTEETLNSLLCSISAGSQLKSCSQFSEAVVSDWGGTTATGLGGHDVVSCSDSPVASSCGSDSPPSAVGPIGRPWCPANGGSNRRPSLSTLSSPTSDYRKAPGFEREDQGKILKGSTIDCNHKLNPDKQNLVNLFNPLASGITSGITSSITSSLASSIGSDGCSPTALSTMNAKALPFYPASNTVESVVGSALDLNFNDIDVVLLDKELEQHENGDLSLTSEQLLCGSAPVSIPGSLNRPPSLRCSSLPASPLDSLSQSLRSGMKAPQGQPQTPRAGAEHTLMGTSVSSPSKLGLNGAAGGGMWDFVSGIYPPSSSPVASSAGVDLCRLRRELEEARGKITQWEMAWQQAKQACKACQKDAQEAKERAKVAEGERQRAAQKREGAERKLRELQGSFDMVCRSPNTLLLRSYGELDQLALPKLLSIQNQLCTDLDVIDTVIYQLQSKKCMVCQKRDRSIILQPCQHYVLCESCAPSKTECPYCETKILSW, encoded by the exons ATGCCGTCGGTTTCGAAAACTGCAGTGAGCGCCTCTCCTCAAACAGAGAAACCAACCCACTATAC CTATTTAAAGGAGTTTAGGACCGAGCAGTGTCCACTCTTCTTGCAACACAAGTGCACCCAGCATCGACCCTTCACATGTTTTCACTGGCATTTCCTAAACCAGCGTAGAAGACGCCCCATTAGGAGAAGAGATGGCACATTTAACTACAGTCCCGATGTTTATTGTACAAAATATGACGAAACTACGGGCTTGTGCCCAGATGGAGACGA GTGCCCTTACCTGCACCGAACCACTGGTGACACAGAGAGAAAATACCACTTGCGCTATTACAAGACTGGCTCCTGTATTCACGAGACGGATGCACGAGGCCACTGCGTGAAGAACGGGCAGCACTGTGCCTTCGCACATGGGCCGCATGACGTGCGCCCCCCCGTCTGTGACATCAG aGAGATACAAGCACAGGAGGCCCTCCAGAATGGACAGCTGGGCACAGGTGAGGGAATCCCTGATCTTCAGCCTGGAGTACTCGCTAGTCAGGCTATGATTGAGAAGATCCTCACTGAGGACCCCCGTTGGCAAG ATTCGACCTTCGTCTTGGCAAACTACAAAACGGAGCAGTGCACCAAACCACCACGACTGTGTAGGCAGGGCTATGCATGCCCACATTACCACAACAGCCGAGATCGAAGAAGAAACCCGCGGAAATTCAAGTACAG GTCAACCCCGTGCCCGAACGTGAAGCATGGGGATGAGTGGGGAGAGCCCACGAAGTGTGACAGTGGGGACAATTGCCAGTACTGTCATTCACGCACTGAGCAGCAGTTCCATCCGGAG ATCTATAAATCCACAAAATGCAATGACATGCGACAGACCGCTTACTGCCCCAGGGGACCCTTCTGCGCCTTTGCACATGTGGAGC GAATCCCCTCCACAGAAGAGACACTGAATTCACTGCTCTGTTCGATAAGCGCCGGCTCCCAGTTGAAGTCCTGTTCCCAGTTTTCTGAAGCTGTGGTCAGCGACTGGGGAGGCACCACCGCAACTGGCCTGGGGGGACACGATGTC gtctccTGCTCTGATAGCCCTGTAGCTTCAAGCTGTGGAAGCGACAGCCCCCCATCTGCGGTCGGGCCAATCGGCCGGCCCTGGTGCCCTGCTAACGGGGGCTCGAATCGCAGGCCCAGCCTGTCTACCCTCTCGTCCCCGACATCCGACTACCGCAAAGCACCCGGTTTCGAGCGTGAAGATCAG GGAAAAATCCTCAAGGGTTCCACCATAGACTGCAATCACAAGCTGAACCCAGACAAGCAG AACCTCGTCAACCTGTTCAACCCACTGGCAAGCGGCATCACGTCCGGCATCACGTCCAGCATCACGTCCAGTCTGGCCTCCAGCATCGGCTCCGACGGCTGCTCGCCCACCGCCTTGTCCACCATGAACGCCAAAGCGCTGCCGTTCTACCCAGCCAGCAACACCGTAGAGTCAGTTGTGG GCTCCGCTCTTGACCTGAATTTCAACGACATTGACGTCGTCTTGCTGGATAAGGAACTGGAGCAACATGAAAATGGCGACCTTAGTTTAACAA GTGAGCAGCTCCTGTGCGGCTCGGCCCCTGTCAGCATTCCCGGCTCGCTGAACCGCCCTCCCTCCCTGCGCTGCTCCTCGCTGCCGGCTTCCCCTCTCGATTCCCTGTCCCAGTCACTGCGCTCTGGCATGAAGGCCCCCCAGGGCCAGCCCCAGACCCCCCGTGCTGgcgcagagcacacactcatgGGGACCTCCGTCAGCTCGCCCAGCAAGCTCG GGTTAAATGGGGCTGCAGGAGGTGGCATGTGGGACTTTGTGAGTGGAATCTACCCTCCCAGCTCGTCTCCAGTGGCCAGCAGTGCCGGTGTGGACCTGTGCCGCCTGCggagggagctggaggaggccaGAGGGAAGATCACGCAGTGGGAGATGGCGTGGCAGCAGGCTAAGCAG GCTTGCAAAGCTTGCCAGAAGGACGCCCAGGAGGCCAAAGAGCGGGCGAAGGTCGCCGAGGGGGAGCGGCAGCGGGCGGCGCAGAAACGCGAGGGCGCCGAGCGCAAGCTGAGGGAGCTGCAGGGGAGCTTCGATATGGTGTGCCGCTCGCCGAACACGCTGCTGCTCCGCAGCTACGGCGAGTTGGACCAGCTCGCCCTCCCTAAACTTCTCTCCATCCAAAACCAGCTCTGCACAGACCTTGACGTTATTGACACG GTAATATATCAGCTTCAGTCAAAGAAATGCATGGTTTGCCAAAAACGTGACCGTTCTATAATTCTTCAGCCCTGCCAGCATTATGTACTCTGTGAGAGCTGCGCACCAAGCAAAACGGAATGTCCTTATTGCGAGACTAAGATACTGAGCTGGTGA
- the c5h8orf33 gene encoding UPF0488 protein C8orf33 homolog isoform X1, whose translation MHSGTLFICSFVRRGGLKESAHNVVLHFCLSDYPGTTYLSVLLVGFWRLSTKKCYLGLFWPDVNYFRMEEAPWGTFQDELDWCIQQLQTNLLIHSDPQGAEENKRVLSVLQSKTTPSMKKRQIMQMVFGDYRQKMTDEHKAQEDTVRETIHESSGGSSFSWVPCNSSFMFNFFPDGTARQLEETSVTTQLPQESGSQINSVTLTGEGADFTFNFQIPSKSPETEDGVNPVSSTDVAVAADGRDASSENLQDFKQNTTAAKKKKPRKKKKKQEGSEGQKKPPPASQDAATSNSGQSVLSSEQQLVRELEWCIEQLELGLRTQKSTPKQMEESSRALKTLHSSKAPLVKKRQVMRSMFGDYRKKMADEKAKQLKMIQADMKSAHVTAVLTPAKKPVFHRKAECRKQVKEEKLSMQSQDSSPEPSGKPFVFTPAEEEFHFNFF comes from the exons ATGCATAGCGGAACCCTTTTTATATGCAGCTTTGTACGGCGTGGGGGATTAAAGGAGAGCGCACACAACGTAGTGTTACATTTCTGTCTCTCTGATTACCCTGGAACAACTTATTTAAGTGTACTTTTGGTGGGATTTTGGAG GTTGTCCACCAAGAAATGCTATCTCGGCTTGTTCTGGCCCGATGTAAATTATTTTAGGATGGAAGAG GCTCCCTGGGGAACTTTTCAGGATGAGCTTGACTGGTGTATCCAGCAACTTCAGACAAACTTGTTGATCCACAGCGATCCACAGGGAG CTGAAGAAAATAAACGCGTGCTTAGCGTGTTGCAGTCAAAGACGACACCTTCTATGAAGAAGAGGCAGATTATGCAGATGGTTTTTGGGGACTACAGGCAAAAAATGACAGATGAACACAAAGCACAGGAGGACACAG TCAGGGAGACCATCCACGAGAGCAGCGGGGGAAGTAGCTTCAGTTGGGTGCCCTGCAACAGCTCCTTTATGTTCAACTTCTTCCCAGATGGAACCGCGAGGCAACTTGAGGAAACCTCAGTGACAACCCAGCTTCCACAGGAATCAGGAAGTCAGATAAACTCGGTTACTTTAACAGGGGAAGGAGCAGACTTCACTTTCAATTTCCAGATACCCTCAAAAAGTCCTGAGACTGAGGACGGGGTGAATCCGGTCAGCTCCACGGACGTTGCTGTAGCAGCAGATGGCAGAGATGCCAGCTCTGAGAATCTGCAGGACTTTAAACAAAATACCACGGCTGCCAAGAAAAAGAAGCCccggaagaagaagaaaaagcaaGAGGGATCTGAAGGCCAGAAGAAACCACCACCAGCTTCTCAGGATGCAGCGACCAGCAACTCGGGGCAAAGCGTGCTG AGTTCAGAGCAGCAGCTGGTCAGGGAGCTTGAATGGTGCATTGAACAGCTGGAACTGGGCCTAAGGACTCAAAAGTCTACTCCTAAACAGA TGGAGGAGTCCTCTCGTGCACTGAAAACTTTGCATAGCAGCAAAGCTCCTCTGGTGAAGAAGAGGCAGGTGATGAGGTCAATGTTTGGCGACTACAGGAAAAAGATGGCGGATGAAAAAGCCAAGCAGCTTAAAATGATTCAAGCTG ACATGAAGTCCGCTCACGTGACGGCAGTGTTGACACCTGCCAAGAAGCCGGTTTTCCATAGAAAAGCAGAGTGCAGAAAACAAGTCAAAGAAGAGAAGCTCAGTATGCAGAGCCAGGACAGCAGCCCTGAGCCCAGCGGGAAGCCGTTTGTTTTCACCCCTGCAGAAGAGGAGTTCCACTTCAACTTCTTCTGA
- the c5h8orf33 gene encoding UPF0488 protein C8orf33 homolog isoform X2 produces MHSGTLFICSFVRRGGLKESAHNVVLHFCLSDYPGTTYLSVLLVGFWRLSTKKCYLGLFWPDVNYFRMEEAPWGTFQDELDWCIQQLQTNLLIHSDPQGAEENKRVLSVLQSKTTPSMKKRQIMQMVFGDYRQKMTDEHKAQEDTDGTARQLEETSVTTQLPQESGSQINSVTLTGEGADFTFNFQIPSKSPETEDGVNPVSSTDVAVAADGRDASSENLQDFKQNTTAAKKKKPRKKKKKQEGSEGQKKPPPASQDAATSNSGQSVLSSEQQLVRELEWCIEQLELGLRTQKSTPKQMEESSRALKTLHSSKAPLVKKRQVMRSMFGDYRKKMADEKAKQLKMIQADMKSAHVTAVLTPAKKPVFHRKAECRKQVKEEKLSMQSQDSSPEPSGKPFVFTPAEEEFHFNFF; encoded by the exons ATGCATAGCGGAACCCTTTTTATATGCAGCTTTGTACGGCGTGGGGGATTAAAGGAGAGCGCACACAACGTAGTGTTACATTTCTGTCTCTCTGATTACCCTGGAACAACTTATTTAAGTGTACTTTTGGTGGGATTTTGGAG GTTGTCCACCAAGAAATGCTATCTCGGCTTGTTCTGGCCCGATGTAAATTATTTTAGGATGGAAGAG GCTCCCTGGGGAACTTTTCAGGATGAGCTTGACTGGTGTATCCAGCAACTTCAGACAAACTTGTTGATCCACAGCGATCCACAGGGAG CTGAAGAAAATAAACGCGTGCTTAGCGTGTTGCAGTCAAAGACGACACCTTCTATGAAGAAGAGGCAGATTATGCAGATGGTTTTTGGGGACTACAGGCAAAAAATGACAGATGAACACAAAGCACAGGAGGACACAG ATGGAACCGCGAGGCAACTTGAGGAAACCTCAGTGACAACCCAGCTTCCACAGGAATCAGGAAGTCAGATAAACTCGGTTACTTTAACAGGGGAAGGAGCAGACTTCACTTTCAATTTCCAGATACCCTCAAAAAGTCCTGAGACTGAGGACGGGGTGAATCCGGTCAGCTCCACGGACGTTGCTGTAGCAGCAGATGGCAGAGATGCCAGCTCTGAGAATCTGCAGGACTTTAAACAAAATACCACGGCTGCCAAGAAAAAGAAGCCccggaagaagaagaaaaagcaaGAGGGATCTGAAGGCCAGAAGAAACCACCACCAGCTTCTCAGGATGCAGCGACCAGCAACTCGGGGCAAAGCGTGCTG AGTTCAGAGCAGCAGCTGGTCAGGGAGCTTGAATGGTGCATTGAACAGCTGGAACTGGGCCTAAGGACTCAAAAGTCTACTCCTAAACAGA TGGAGGAGTCCTCTCGTGCACTGAAAACTTTGCATAGCAGCAAAGCTCCTCTGGTGAAGAAGAGGCAGGTGATGAGGTCAATGTTTGGCGACTACAGGAAAAAGATGGCGGATGAAAAAGCCAAGCAGCTTAAAATGATTCAAGCTG ACATGAAGTCCGCTCACGTGACGGCAGTGTTGACACCTGCCAAGAAGCCGGTTTTCCATAGAAAAGCAGAGTGCAGAAAACAAGTCAAAGAAGAGAAGCTCAGTATGCAGAGCCAGGACAGCAGCCCTGAGCCCAGCGGGAAGCCGTTTGTTTTCACCCCTGCAGAAGAGGAGTTCCACTTCAACTTCTTCTGA
- the c5h8orf33 gene encoding UPF0488 protein C8orf33 homolog isoform X3, whose product MKKRQIMQMVFGDYRQKMTDEHKAQEDTVRETIHESSGGSSFSWVPCNSSFMFNFFPDGTARQLEETSVTTQLPQESGSQINSVTLTGEGADFTFNFQIPSKSPETEDGVNPVSSTDVAVAADGRDASSENLQDFKQNTTAAKKKKPRKKKKKQEGSEGQKKPPPASQDAATSNSGQSVLSSEQQLVRELEWCIEQLELGLRTQKSTPKQMEESSRALKTLHSSKAPLVKKRQVMRSMFGDYRKKMADEKAKQLKMIQADMKSAHVTAVLTPAKKPVFHRKAECRKQVKEEKLSMQSQDSSPEPSGKPFVFTPAEEEFHFNFF is encoded by the exons ATGAAGAAGAGGCAGATTATGCAGATGGTTTTTGGGGACTACAGGCAAAAAATGACAGATGAACACAAAGCACAGGAGGACACAG TCAGGGAGACCATCCACGAGAGCAGCGGGGGAAGTAGCTTCAGTTGGGTGCCCTGCAACAGCTCCTTTATGTTCAACTTCTTCCCAGATGGAACCGCGAGGCAACTTGAGGAAACCTCAGTGACAACCCAGCTTCCACAGGAATCAGGAAGTCAGATAAACTCGGTTACTTTAACAGGGGAAGGAGCAGACTTCACTTTCAATTTCCAGATACCCTCAAAAAGTCCTGAGACTGAGGACGGGGTGAATCCGGTCAGCTCCACGGACGTTGCTGTAGCAGCAGATGGCAGAGATGCCAGCTCTGAGAATCTGCAGGACTTTAAACAAAATACCACGGCTGCCAAGAAAAAGAAGCCccggaagaagaagaaaaagcaaGAGGGATCTGAAGGCCAGAAGAAACCACCACCAGCTTCTCAGGATGCAGCGACCAGCAACTCGGGGCAAAGCGTGCTG AGTTCAGAGCAGCAGCTGGTCAGGGAGCTTGAATGGTGCATTGAACAGCTGGAACTGGGCCTAAGGACTCAAAAGTCTACTCCTAAACAGA TGGAGGAGTCCTCTCGTGCACTGAAAACTTTGCATAGCAGCAAAGCTCCTCTGGTGAAGAAGAGGCAGGTGATGAGGTCAATGTTTGGCGACTACAGGAAAAAGATGGCGGATGAAAAAGCCAAGCAGCTTAAAATGATTCAAGCTG ACATGAAGTCCGCTCACGTGACGGCAGTGTTGACACCTGCCAAGAAGCCGGTTTTCCATAGAAAAGCAGAGTGCAGAAAACAAGTCAAAGAAGAGAAGCTCAGTATGCAGAGCCAGGACAGCAGCCCTGAGCCCAGCGGGAAGCCGTTTGTTTTCACCCCTGCAGAAGAGGAGTTCCACTTCAACTTCTTCTGA